One window from the genome of Oryza glaberrima chromosome 3, OglaRS2, whole genome shotgun sequence encodes:
- the LOC127765731 gene encoding uncharacterized protein LOC127765731 — MKLKNRAEEMFRDGDLIFTSERNLGARNVQMDYDIVRANQPAVVQTRCRWIIGDVTEVLDRNTWKLGKIAKMLKNNYFVIRLADCIQLKEFHISSLRVPASPHSNNQYSVADKKSEAKLAQRGQIPSDALPGRTNKKRKSTADTSFNPRRRTSRPENASRACVLDGSTTQNLFQFIREEAECSVASCSINDPDTTFTNAKKLQSLGFPDDAMSACPCTSGMEDDDAAAAAADEDDDDEPAAIAVHELELEAYQSTMRALYASGPLTWEQESLLTNLRLSLNISNEEHLLQLRRLLSSR; from the exons ATGAAGCTGAAAAATAGAGCTGAAGAAATGTTTAGGGACGGTGACCTGATATTCACATCCGAAAGAAATCTTGGGGCAAGAAACGTGCAAATGGATTATGATATTGTTAGAGCAAATCAGCCAGCTGTTGTTCAGACAAGATGCAGATGGATCATTGGAGATGTAACTGAGGTGCTGGATCGCAACACATGGAAGCTCGGCAAAATCGCAAAGATGCTGAAGAACAACTACTTCGTCATCAGGCTTGCTGACTGCATTCAACTGAAGGAGTTTCACATTTCTAGCTTGAGGGTTCCTGCATCACCTCATAGCAACAACCAGTATTCTGTGGCAGATAAG AAATCTGAAGCTAAGCTTGCGCAGAGAGGCCAGATTCCATCTGATGCTCTGCCTGGAAGAACAAACAAGAAGAGAAAATCAACTGCAGACACATCCTTCAATCCAAGAAGGAGAACATCACGGCCTGAAAATGCATCCAGGGCCTGTGTGCTCGATGGCTCAACGACTCAAAATCTCTTCCAGTTCATCAGAGAAGAGGCCGAATGTTCAGTGGCCAGCTGCAGCATCAACGACCCGGACACCACCTTCACCAACGCCAAGAAGCTCCAATCTCTCGGCTTCCCTGACGACGCCATGTCCGCGTGCCCATGCACCTCCGGCATGGAGGAtgacgatgccgccgccgccgccgccgacgaagacgatgacgacgagccGGCGGCCATTGCCGTCCacgagctggagctggaggcgTACCAGTCGACGATGCGAGCGCTGTACGCGTCTGGGCCACTGACGTGGGAACAGGAGTCGCTGCTGACGAATCTTCGACTGTCTCTGAACATCTCCAACGAGGAACACTTGCTGCAGCTCAGGCGTCTCCTGTCCTCCCGATGA
- the LOC127767783 gene encoding 60S ribosomal protein L4-like has protein sequence MAAAARPLVSVKALEGDMATDSAGIQMPQVLRAPIRPDVVTFTHKLLSCNRRQPYAVSRCAGHQTSAESWGTGRAVSRIPRVPGGGTHRAGQGAFGNMCRGGRMFAPTKIWRRWHRRVNIRLRRIAVASALAATAVPSLVLARGHRIEGVPEFPLVVSDSIESIEKTAQSIKVLKQIGAYADAEKAKDSVAIRAGKGKMRNRRYINRKGPLIVYGTEGSKVVKAFRNLPGVDVANVERLNLLDLAPGGHLGRFVIWTECAFKKLDEVYGGFDTPALKKKGFVLPRPKMANADLSRLINSDEVQSVVKPINKEVKLREARRNPLKNVAAVLKLNPYFGTARKMAALAEAARVKARTEKLDSKRTKLSPEESSKIKAAGKAWYKTMISDSDYTEFENFSKWLGVTQ, from the exons atggccgccgccgcgcgccccctGGTGTCCGTGAAGGCCCTGGAGGGCGACATGGCGACGGACTCGGCCGGCATCCAGATGCCGCAGGTGCTCCGCGCGCCGATCCGCCCCGACGTGGTCACCTTCACCCACAAGCTCCTCTCCTGCAACCGCCGCCAGCCGTACGCCGTGTCGCGCTGCGCGGGGCACCAGACCTCCGCGGAGTCGTGGGGCACGGGCCGCGCCGTGTCCCGCATCCCgcgcgtccccggcggcggcacgcACCGCGCGGGGCAGGGCGCGTTCGGCAACATGTGCCGCGGCGGGCGCATGTTCGCGCCCACCAAGATCTGGCGCCGCTGGCACCGCCGCGTCAacatccgcctccgccgcataGCCGTCGCGtccgcgctcgccgccaccgccgtcccgtCCCTCGTCCTCGCCCGCGGCCACCGCATCGAGGGCGTCCCCGAGTTCCCGCTCGTCGTCTCGGACTCCATCGAGTCCATCGAGAAGACTGCGCAGTCCATCAAGGTCCTCAAGCAGATTGGTGCCTACGCTGATGCCGAGAAGGCCAAGGATTCGGTGGCCATCCGCGCGGGCAAGGGGAAGATGCGCAACCGCCGGTACATCAACCGCAAGGGCCCCCTCATCGTCTACGGCACCGAGGGTTCCAAGGTCGTCAAGGCTTTCCGCAACCTCCCCGGCGTTGATGTTGCCAATGTGGAGCGCCTCAACCTGCTCGACCTTGCCCCTGGTGGCCACCTTGGCCGCTTCGTGATCTGGACCGAGTGCGCGTTCAAGAAGCTCGACGAGGTGTATGGTGGCTTCGACACACCGGCGCTGAAGAAGAAGGGCTTCGTGCTCCCGAGGCCGAAGATGGCGAATGCCGACCTGTCCAGGCTGATCAACTCCGATGAGGTCCAGTCGGTGGTGAAGcccatcaacaaggaggtgAAGCTCAGGGAGGCGAGAAGGAACCCTCTGAAGAATGTGGCCGCTGTGCTCAAGCTGAACCCCTACTTCGGCACTGCGCGCAAGATGGCAGCTCTCGCTGAGGCTGCGCGTGTCAAGGCCAGGACTGAGAAGCTCGACTCCAAGAGGACCAAGCTCAGCCCG GAGGAGTCTTCTAAGATCAAGGCTGCTGGAAAGGCATGGTACAAAACCATGATTTCTGACAGTGACTACACAGAGTTTGAGAATTTCTCGAAGTGGCTTGGTGTGACGCAGTGA
- the LOC127768915 gene encoding vegetative cell wall protein gp1-like — protein sequence MAAASSLPILAAMAARTTPLPLLRGAAAAAAARSCLHRPQVGAAAARRAAVGVRCGGTPPAEVPGTDRSLEELPSIDTPPEFEAPPGLDVPMPPPGAPTPGPEQPGPSIPSPPMPEVPDVPRNPDVPPPKPPELDPPRPPPEVVPEPTPPDVEPPTFIV from the coding sequence ATGGCTGCTGCATCTAGCCTCCCGATcttggcggcaatggcggcgaggacgacgccgtTGCCTCTGctgcgtggcgcggcggcggcggcggcggcgcgctcttGCCTGCACCGGCCGCAGGtgggcgctgccgccgcgcggcgcgccgccgtcggcgtccgGTGCGGCGGGACGCCGCCGGCCGAGGTGCCGGGAACGGACCGGTCGCTGGAGGAGCTCCCGAGCATCGACACGCCGCCGGAGTTCGAGGCGCCGCCGGGGCTGGAcgtgccgatgccgccgccgggcgcgccGACGCCCGGGCCGGAGCAGCCGGGCCCGTCCATCCCTTCGCCGCCGATGCCAGAGGTCCCCGACGTGCCGCGCAACCCCGACGtcccgccgccgaagccgccggAGTTGGACCCGCCGAGGCCGCCACCCGAGGTCGTGCcggagccgacgccgccggaCGTCGAGCCGCCGACCTTCATAGTGTAA